The genome window AGGAGTTAAAGCTTCGTTAGTTTCAGGCAGCAGGGAACAGATGAGGGCTGCAGTTTCTTTGGGCTGGCCCCAGTGCTGACCTGGCAGTTTGGATCCTGCAGGGGCAGGCTGGGAGACTTTCCCAACCCACAGTGCAACACAGGCCAGAGGTTCCTCCTGGTAACCAAGGGCAGGACTAGGAtcatctccagaggtcccttccaaccctaacaacTCTGAACAACGATGGCACACAACCCTGTTCTCCCCAGGTCCTGTAATCCCTGGGAATGCTGCTCCTGGAGCCTGGAGAAAAACTTAAGcgcagctcccagtgcctacCTAAatgggctacaagaaacctggagatgGGGCTTTGACAAGGATATGCAAGGACAGAACAAGgcagaatggctttaacctgcccaaggggagaccgagatgagctcttaggcagaagctcttccttgtgagggtgctgaggcgctgccacagggtgcccagagaagctgtgtctgccccatccctggcagtgttcaaggccaggttggacacaggggcttggagcaagctgctccagtggaaggggtccctgtccatagcaggggttggaactttaaggtcccttcaaacccaaactggTCTGCGATTCTTGTGAAGCTTCAGTCCGTGTTTGTGGCATGCTGGCAGGGGCTCAGGGGAAGCTGGACCCATTACCACAGCACTTGCCCTAACAGCAGACACCACCTTCTGCTCCCAGGTGTGTTCAGTGAGCACACAGGAAGCTATACACAGGCCCCAAAGTCAGTGAGCACGATTTGCTCCTGACTGGAGAGCTGGCTTGAGGGAACTGCTCCCAGGTCAGTGCTGCCGCAAGCAGAGGGTTTCAGGGAAACAGATGGGAAATCATCATCTGGCTTTGATGTGCATTAGGAACACATGTGATAGAGAGAGGGCAGGTGGTCCCCAGCCAGGATCCACTGCTCACACAGCAAGATGACAAGGaagacagcagcactgcctgcagacAACTGGGTCTTTTATTAAGTACTTAAAGTGCTACAAAAAACCTCAGGAGCCTTTATGAAGCAACTTCATTTCTGCAGCTTTAGCTCTGTTGAAAGAAACAAGCACAGTTCATTAGTGGAAACCTTCTAGTGCTTGGTCCAACACAGCATGTTTCAGTGGTGGGTACTTACAGCTGGGCACTCAATTGCACCATTATTGATGTCATCAATGATATCATGTGGGTGCCGACCATCGATGCTGCAGCCCACTGACTGGGCAGTCCCGAGGATCTCCTTGATGGTCCCTGCAGTGGGAAGAGGCAGCTCATCAGTGCTTTACCACAGGGAAAGCTGTGAAGGACTGGAGAACTTCACTCTTTACCTCCCCCGCATCCCACCTACCCTCCTGGTGGTGCTGCAGGGCTCACCAGGGACAGCAAGTCACCCACACTGGATCTAGTGCACCAGTTTCACAAGGAGCACACCAGAAAGCACCATGTGCACCATCACCATCCTGTACAACCTCCACCAGGAGGGAAGCCAGGCCCACCATCCCATGGGAGTTGTCACCACACCACAGTGCAGGGCTCACCCGGCAATGGGAGCAGACCCCAGCTCAGGTTCTcgggggagcagagcaggactgTGCATCCCACCACAGCACGTACCTGAGAGCTCACGGGCCAGGGAGCGGTGCCGCATCTGCCGTGCAATGCCCACGATCTCGTCAAAGCTGACGCTGCCGCTGTGCTTGACTGGGAAGGAAGGGTCACGTAAGCACTGGCACTGCAGCTCCCCCTGagcagcaccattcccagcctcaGCAATGGGAGCCAGTTTACACCTCAGCACATCTGCACCCAGGCTTGGGCACAAAGATATCCATGAGAAGGCAGCCCAAGAGCTGGGCTGCTTCAGCTGGGGAAGAGATGGCTCCAGGGAGACCCTCAGCCTTTCCCATgcctggaagagctttaaggtcccttccaacagaaatcagtctgggattccaaGAGTGACTCCATGTCATGAGTTATTTTCTGCCAGCTCACCTCCAGGCTGCAGTGCCCAGTGCTGCAAGACAGCAACGGTGGCAGTGGCTGTTCTAACCCATCATCAAGAACCCAAATTCTGCTGGGTACACACTTGTGTCTGCACTCAGGGCTGCCCCAGACACAGCCCCTCACTGCCTGTCAGTTTATACCAGATAATCTAAGAGGTGGGAACCcgttcctctccttccccaaaaTCACACAGAACTAAAGCCAAAAATGAACACttactgtttttctgcttcttcctatCACGAGGAGGCTCCTTCAGAGCTTTGATAAtcagagcagaggcagaaggaaCAACCTCTATCTAAACAAAGAGAGATTAATTCTTCCCCCCTTGTAAGCAGCAGTAGGGAGCTAACAGAGATACTGGACCAGTGCCTGAGAAGCCACATGCCAGAGCAGTGTGTCTCTGGCTGGCTCTCCAGGACAGACTTTTGGGATGCAGAAGCGTGTTCCCAGGCTTTCGGCACAGGCCTCCCCACAGCCAGGAGAGGGCTGCTTCCTAGACTGGGTTTCCTCTCAGCTCACCACTGGAATATACCAGCCACGGAATGCAGGACAGGTATAGTGGCAGGTGGCTACAAGGTTATTTGAAGGAAGTTTGCAGCAATTTCTGTGTTGGTTCAAACAGATTTTTCCTGCTCAGATGTTCTGTACAAAGAACAATTTGCCTGAAACAGGACAAGAGATCAATTTTGGCACATGGAGAAGGCACaagggagacctcagagcaacTCTCAGTACCTGcaggggctacaggaaacctggagaggggcttgggacaaggacctgtagggacaggctaaggggaatggcttgaacctgccccaagagaggggagactgagatgagctcttaggcagaagctcttctctgtgagggtgctgaggcgctggcacagggggcccagagaagctgtggctgccccatccctagcagtgttcaaggccaggttggacacaggggcttggagcaagctgctccagtggaaggggtccctgcctgtggcaggggttggaactggatggtcttaaacCTCCTTTAAAATCCACACCATTCCATGAGCCGATCTTCCCCCACCACTTGCAGCCCCAGGTTCATGCACACACAACTGCTGTGGGCTCTGGCCCAGCAGCACTCAGAGTGCTCCCTGCACGGTTTCAGGTCTGTCCCAGCAGACCCCCACACTGTGCTGTGTGGCACTCATTTTATCCACCTCGGAAGGATGAAGGGCTGAGTGGACCCTGCCGGGACTGACACCCGTGGTTGTAGCAAGCGGCACAGGGCTGAGCCTCGCGCTTGCCCACGGAGCCATCCCTTGTGGCGTTCAGTACCTGTGCTTGCCTGTTCTGGATGGTCAGTTTCACCGTGATCCGCAGCCCCTTCCAGTCTCCCGTGGCCTTGGCGATGTCATCCCCGACCTTCTTGGGGGACTGAAGAGGAGAACGCACTTTAAAAAGGGCCAGGATTGGAGCGGAGGGTCCGGTACCCCCTACCCCACCCCACGAGGCCTCCCCGCTCCCGTCCCCCGCCGCGGTACGTACCAGGCCGAGGGGGCCGATCTTGGGAGCCAGAGCGGAGGTGGCGCCGACCTCCCCGCCGGTGCAGCGCAGGTACACTGCGGGGACACAGAGCGCGTCAGCCCGGCCTCACTGCCCGCTCCGCACCCCAGACACCCCTCCGCCGCCCCGCACGTACCGACTTTGATCTCGTTGGGGTCGAACTTGGGCGGCATGGCGGCGGATAGCGGCGGATGGAGGCGGATGAAGCCGGATGGAGGCGGATGGAGAGAGGTGAAGGCCGCCGCTGCCGGCCGGGATGACGGAAAGACAGAGGCCCCTCAGCGGACACCAGATATAGTCTCCTAGATCTCGCGAGAGTTCGAGGTGCAGGGGCGGGCAGTGAGCAGGGCGGGCAGCCTTCCGCTTGGGGGCGCACGAGCACGGTGAGCCGGTGAGGTGGACTCTCTGTAGAGTGCGGGGCTTTGGCCGCTGTCTCTATGGTCCTCGTGGTGTCATGTGACCGCGGCGGTGTGGCATCATGGCGGCGGGCAGTGGTGAGTGGGGCCGGGCcgatgggggggggagggcggTGGGGAGCAGCACCGGGGCCTCGGTGCTGCGGTCACGGCGGCTTCTGCGCCTCCCGAGTGTGTGGGGGGGCAAGATCCCTCAGGCGGCACCCGGGCTGCTCAGAGGGGCGGGCACAGGGCATCCGGTGCTGCTGCCTCCGCAGGGGCGAGCGGAGCCGGCGGTGCCGAGGATGCGCTGCCTCCGCTCGTCGCTGGTGCCTGTTCCCGTGGCGGGGCCGCAGGCACAACCCGGCTCCGTTCTGGCGGATAAAAGAGTAAAAGGAGGACGGCGAAAGAGTCTTTGGGAGCCGTGCGGGACCTGGGAGGGGAACACTACAGGGAAGGCTTAGACAGGAGAAGAGAATAGTgacaaaaagggaaagaaaggaccaagaggcagagctggagctggtggagggaTTTGTTTCCACGGGAGGTCTGTGGCAGGATCAGGCAGAGCCTGGTTATGAGAGGGGGTGGTTGGACTGGTGTGACAGCTTCAGTAAAGAAAGCAAACGTGCTGTGGGACAGTAAGTCACAAAGCTGCATTCgtttctgtcttctttctgaGCCTTGTTTCCGTGAGTGTTTGGCTGCAGGACTCGCTAACCTTGCTGTCAGTGAGCCAGACCTGCAGAGATGGTTGGGGACAGCTCTGTCCTTCATGACTaagcagcacctctgcaggAGCCCTGCTCCCATCCAGACGCTGGCTCACAGCTCCATTGCCGTGCTCCTGAGCGTGTTTCccagagaaaataaactgttcGTGCCCAGACAGCTCAGGTCTCCCTCTTCTGGCCTCACTGTTACACTTCTGCTCTTCTCCCACCTTATCCCAGCCTTATCCCCTGCTGACTCTTTCTGCATTGCTCGTTTTTGCCCCTTGCTCTCATATAGCCTCAGGTCaactcctttttctcctttattttattgCTCAGCTGGTCCCCACCTCTCTTTTCGCAGCATCCCAGCTGGTACCCATCTCATTACCAGCTTGTGTCCTCGTTTCTCGTCCAGCCTTAGCTTTCTGCCCTCTCTTCAAAACCAGCCAACAGActccctttttctcccctgccAGGTCAGAGCTGTCAGGTTTCTGTCACCCCTTCACCCACCTGCACTCCTGATGCCAGCAGGGATCTTGCTGCCATCCattcttccctctctctctgcttCGATTCCTCTTCCCTTTACCCTTGCATCAGCTGCTGTCATTGCACCCAGTCAGGTTGAATTAACAGAAGAACATTCTCCAGCTCTCAGTCCTCTCAAGTGACCcggaaaacccaaacccctgtTCTGGGACAGTCTGGCTGCCCTGTGAACGGAGGATGGTGTGTGTCAGTCTGACCTGCAGACATGGTGTGGACAAAGTTCTCTGAGTGCCTGGGAGGACAGAGACCACGTCCCGGCACgtggctgtggcagcagcaatCGGCTCTGGTTTGTAGTCAGAGTTGTTCTGAAGTTAGGTTCTTTTAGCTTTACTGGCAgttattcatagaatcccagcctggtttgtgttggaagggaccttaaagctcctccagctccaacccctgccacaggcagggacaccttccactggagcagctgctccaagcccctgtgtccaacctggccttgaacactgccagggatggggcagacacagcttctctgggcaccctgtgccagcgcctcagcaccctcacagggaagagcttctgcctaagagctcatctcagtctgccctcgggcaggttcaagccattccccttggcctgtccctacaggcctttgtCCAAAGTATTAGACTATTGGAAATTGATTTGGCTTTATAAACCTGACTCAGGTCATTATAAAATGACTTTAAGCTATGAGGTGTTTAAGCAGAATCTTTTCAGCTCACTGTGTGATAAAATAGAGTAGGTGTTCCTGTGTGagactgctgctgcctggaaaGCAAATGAACCAAGTGCTCTGTTAACTTGGGACCACCCATAAAGCCGAGAAGCCAAGTTTAGCTCTGGCACCCCAATTCTTGTGCCTGCCTGGGGTCCCTGTGACATGCCTGGGAGCGACTGGGATGCACAGTGTGATGTGCCAGGAGAGGCTCTGCTGCACATCAGGTTCCCTGTATTTTGAACTACACTGGGGTCCTATTTATTCCCCCTGCCCTGGAAGGggaagcagctgtgctgctctcagGATTAGGAGTTTTTCTTACTTGTAGCCTAACTTTATTCTAGAAGATTTTACAATTGCTTATTATTTGCCAGAATTGACTTTGGATTTAagcagtttggggtttgttcttGGTGCTTGTTCTTGATACAGCTTTTTAGTTGCTATCCTAGAGTGGACCCTGTATTTTCCGGATCATTCAAAAGCCTTTCTCTGTACATGCTCCAGCTTGACTTAGATGATCTTGTGCAGGGGTTACCAAGACAATCAACCCATCTCAGGCACAGCAGTGCTTTTACAGCTGGTGTTAACACCTCTACCATGGAGGAGTGCTGGGATCTGCCTGTTTGATCAAGTCACAGAAGGGGATTAAACAATGACAGTTGCTGAGACAGtgatgtttgtgttttttcttccacacaCCCCCCCATCCCACATTAGAGCACAGCTGTGTAGCCCAGGCTCCCCAGCAGACGCGTACTCCAGGAGCCCTCTGCCCTCCTGTGTGCTGATGGTTTGTGCCACTGAGGCACAGCTCTAGTCCAGACTGAAGATGCCACTTTTCTTCCGTAAGAAGAAACCCAGCGATGATGCTCGGAAGCGCCTTGAATACCAAATGTGCCTGGTAAGCAATGGCAGGGgctgctctgtggctgctcCTGGATGCCCTGTGACTCAGTACCTCCCTGTGTTACCAGTAATCCTGTTACTGATCTCACTGAGACAGCAGGTCACCTTCCTAATGTACATCAGAGAATTCCTGCTTTCCCTATCTCCCTTTGCCCTCTCATCCACAGGTCCCCTTTGTGCTACTTCCACTTCTCTCTGGCTCTGTAGTTCCATGTAATGTCCTCAACCACCCCCTGCCAGCCTGCATATGGGACCCTATCACTCCTTTCTCCTCTGTGCCCCTTCACTCTTACAGATCTCCCACTACACTTTTCCTACCAAGGAACCCATAACATCCCCTTTCCCACCACACCTGACTTTCCTTGTGCCCCTCTTTTGCTTCTCACTTGAtatcttttcttcctgtcaCTTGGAAGATGAACTTGTTAGatgttgctgtttgttttcctggagtAGGATTTAGCCAGAATGCTCTGGGCTGGATCCTCAGCAGTTTGCTGTCATGCCAGGGAGGTCATCAGAACTGcctgtcctgcagcagccacaaaGTTGCCTTTCTGGAAGCAATCCTCTGACTTACCTGGCTGCTGTGCTGTAGGAGCTGTGGACTGGTGCTGGCATATGGGATCTCAGGGCTCTACCCCAGAGGCACCTGCATTTTAGAAGGGACAAAACAATGCGTGATGGATGTTTGTAAGGTGTTTTGTTAAGGAAGGCTTCATTATGTGCCAGTAATGAAACCACTTTTACTGAAGGGTTTCTACTCGGtgcctatggggctggggagggacgGCTTAGTCTGTCCATTGTAGAGTTAGTTCTGTGTTGCAATGTGCTCAGTTTAGGGCCAGGATATCCAGTTTGGAAGACTTAACAGAAGCAGTGACATGAGCAGGTTTTATTGCCTTTTATTACCTTTAAGAAGATAATGGATGTGGTTGATTTGACCATGGAAATACACTTCTGTACAGAAGCAGTGGGTCCTTGGTCCTTcttgcacagcagagctgctctgcaggtcCCATGGCAGCAGAAAGGCAATGTGAGTTTGGGTTCTGTATACAGCTCAGCAGAAGGTTGCTGTGCTGGGTGAGACAAGGCAGGGACACAGCAGGCTGgggtggctctgctgctgctcccacaaaGTGCTTGAGAACCCAGCATTTGTTTTATGTATCTTTTCAGTTCAAATTGCAGAATTAGGATGTGCTTTGGCTCTTTGTGCAGAAATTCATTTATTGTACTAAAAGGCTTTCTCTGCAGTTTGGTTTCCTGGCTGCTTTTTCTTGCTGAAGCAGCACTCTCTGCTCTTAGTGTTGTCATTGAGTTACGGAGCTGTGGCAGAGAGCAGGGGTTGCATGTTCCAGGGAGGAACAGTGAGTACGTTAGTCAATGTGCAGCAAGGGCTCATGTATTCCTGCATAGTCTAATCCTCTGGCTGGGTATCTTCTCTCTTCAGGCAAAAGAAGCGGGTGCTGATGACACTCTGGACATATCCAAATGCGAGCTCTCAGAGGTGGGTTctctgcagcttccagtgttAGCTCCCACTCACACAGTGTTAGAGGCTGATTCCTGTGTCTGCTTCGTGTTACCAACTGTCGGATTTAGTATCATGGCTCTGAGCCTTGAGGCAGAAATGGGTCCACTTTTTCCTGTGCCTGCTGAGCTCTGGCTTTCAGGTGGAGGCTTTTCCCCCCCATTTGTGGGGAGGAATTGCGTCTTACCTGATGCTTCAACAAGATTTCTGTCCTGAGAATCCTTTCTCACTTGACAAGATGGGACGGGCAGAGTGGTGTCACACCTTCCACTAGTACCTTGGTAGGACCGTAGTGTGGGGCCTCATGGCCTAGTTCTGCTAGTCATAAGGGAATTTGTTTGCCAAAGGCTGTTTCTGATCTCAGCACTCCAAAGTCTGCCACCTGCGGTTATTTTCCTGTATAAGTGTAAATCCTGGTTCCAGGCTGTTGCCTGAGGATGGAAATCTCACTTCCAGCTTGGCTGCTTTTGTGGCAGCCAACTAAATTAGAAACAAGCTGTGTGCTGGAGCGTGAGCAGTGACAGACTGCCAGGCTTGCAGAGGAGACACAGCTCTTCCTCCTAGCAGCCAGGCAATCCTGGTAAGCAGAAGcctgtttctgtttcacttgCAGTTTTTATCATTGTCTTGTGTTCCTAAAATGTTGGTGTCTGTGACCTTTTGTCACGGGATGCTTTTGCCAAGCAAGCTCAAAGATACTGCACTGCTCTCTGGGGAGAGATTTAGGACCATGCTGGGGAGGATAGCTGTCTGCTGTGCAGTATGAAATGGCTTGGCTGAGACTTTGGGATGTTTTGGTCCAAGAT of Melopsittacus undulatus isolate bMelUnd1 chromosome 11, bMelUnd1.mat.Z, whole genome shotgun sequence contains these proteins:
- the RPL12 gene encoding large ribosomal subunit protein uL11, with the translated sequence MPPKFDPNEIKVVYLRCTGGEVGATSALAPKIGPLGLSPKKVGDDIAKATGDWKGLRITVKLTIQNRQAQIEVVPSASALIIKALKEPPRDRKKQKNIKHSGSVSFDEIVGIARQMRHRSLARELSGTIKEILGTAQSVGCSIDGRHPHDIIDDINNGAIECPAS